In Marisediminicola antarctica, one DNA window encodes the following:
- a CDS encoding GNAT family N-acetyltransferase: MSSWADGGIVRRYRAADASGTLAVFLLAVRETAAAHYDAEQVAVWAPDDIGLAEWARARAAVATHVAEIDGQIVGFTDIDRAGHVDMLFVHPSFGRRGVSSALIEAVLADARRAELTALTVEASLTARAFFERNGFVVVAQQQVERNGVRLTNVRMRLELTY, encoded by the coding sequence GTGAGCTCCTGGGCTGATGGCGGGATCGTCCGTCGCTATCGGGCCGCGGACGCATCCGGAACCCTCGCCGTCTTCCTTCTTGCCGTGCGCGAGACCGCGGCGGCGCACTACGACGCGGAACAGGTCGCGGTGTGGGCGCCGGATGACATCGGCCTCGCCGAGTGGGCGCGCGCACGCGCGGCCGTCGCCACCCACGTGGCCGAGATCGACGGCCAGATCGTGGGATTCACCGACATCGACCGTGCCGGACACGTCGACATGCTCTTCGTTCACCCGTCGTTCGGCCGTCGCGGCGTCTCGAGTGCCTTGATCGAGGCCGTGCTCGCGGATGCGCGGCGGGCGGAGCTCACGGCCCTGACCGTCGAGGCAAGCCTGACCGCGCGCGCATTCTTTGAGCGGAACGGATTCGTCGTCGTCGCCCAGCAGCAGGTCGAGCGGAACGGGGTGCGGTTGACGAA